From the Cucurbita pepo subsp. pepo cultivar mu-cu-16 chromosome LG05, ASM280686v2, whole genome shotgun sequence genome, one window contains:
- the LOC111795471 gene encoding 26S proteasome non-ATPase regulatory subunit 12 homolog A-like: MEGERNLEASIEQLLNVEKQMRLAGDVAGTKKAATDILQLCFEAKAWRTLNDQIVLLSKRRGQLKQAVTAMVQQAMQYIDETPDIETKIELIKTLNNVSAGKIYVEIERARLIKKLAKIKEEQGLIAEAADLMQEIAVETFGAMAKTEKIAFILEQVRLCLDRQDYVRAQILSRKISPRVFDADPTKEKKKPKEGDNIVEEAPADIPSLMELKRIYYELMIRYYSHHQDYLEICRCYKSIYDIPSVKENSAQWIPVLRKICWYLVLSPHEPMQSSLLNSILEDKNLSEIPNFRLLLKQLVTMEVIQWTALWNDYKDEFDNEKNLLGGSLVEKAAEDLKQRIIEHNILVVSKYYSRITLKRLAELLCLNLKEAEKHLSEMVVSKALVAKIDRPMGIVSFQTSKDSNDILNSWATNLEKLLDLVEKSCHQIHKETMVHKAALKV; encoded by the exons ATG GAAGGTGAACGTAACTTAGAGGCCTCCATCGAGCAGCTGCTCAATGTCGAGAAGCAGATGCGCCTTGCCGGAGATGTGGCCGGCACCAAGAAGGCCGCCACTGACATATTACAGCTCTGCTTTGAAGCAAAAGCATGGAGGACTCTTAATGACCAGATTGTTCTCTTATCCAAACGCCGTGGACAACTCAAACAG GCTGTGACTGCAATGGTGCAACAAGCAATGCAGTACATTGATGAAACACCAGATATCGAGACCAAAATAGAGCTTATCAAGACGCTTAACAATGTTTCTGCAGGAAAG ATATATGTGGAAATCGAGAGAGCTcggttaataaaaaaattagcaaAAATTAAAGAGGAGCAGGGGCTTATTGCAGAAGCTGCAGATTTGATGCAAGAAATTGCT GTGGAGACTTTTGGTGCCATGGCTAAAACTGAGAAAATTGCATTCATTCTCGAACAA GTTCGTCTGTGTTTAGACCGTCAGGATTATGTTCGTGCTCAGATCCTATCAAGGAAAATCAGTCCAAGAGTCTTTGATGCCGATCCtacaaaagagaagaagaaacctaAAGAAGGTGATAATATTGTTGAGGAGGCTCCAGCTGATATTCCATCGTTAATGGAGTTGAAGCGTATTTACTATGAATTGATGATCAG GTATTATTCGCATCACCAGGATTACCTAGAAATTTGTCGCTGCTACAAATCAATATATGATATTCCATCTGTTAAGGAAAACTCAGCTCAGTGGATACCA GTCCTGAGGAAAATCTGTTGGTACCTAGTTCTATCACCACATGAGCCTATGCAGTCGAGCCTTCTTAATTCCATCTTGGAAGACAAGAATCTTTCAGAGATCCCAAATTTCAG ATTGTTGTTGAAACAGCTAGTTACTATGGAGGTCATCCAATGGACAGCTCTATGGAATGATTACAAGGATGAGTTCGATAATGAAAAGAACTTGTTAGGAGGCTCTTTGGTTGAGAAAGCTGCAGAAGATCTTAAACAAAGGATAATCGAGCAT aatattCTTGTTGTGTCGAAGTATTACTCAAGGATTACATTGAAGAGACTTGCTGAGCTGCTGTGCCTCAACCTCAAG GAAGCAGAGAAGCATCTTTCTGAAATGGTTGTGTCCAAGGCTTTAGTGGCGAAGATCGACAGGCCAATGGGCATTGTCAGCTTCCAGACATCGAAGGACAGCAATGACATTCTAAATTCATGGGCAACAAACTTGGAGAAGCTGCTTGATCTTGTTGAAAAGAGTTGTCACCAAATACACAAGGAGACCATGGTTCACAAAGCTGCTTTAAAAGTTTGA
- the LOC111795483 gene encoding bifunctional 3-dehydroquinate dehydratase/shikimate dehydrogenase, chloroplastic — translation MDGKETNRNSSLLDSSTALSDLGSEKIRRNSSLVCVPIMADSPHLMIADTHKANISGADLVEIRLDSLKIFNPQEDLKTIIKECPLPTLFTYRPKWEGGQYDGDENQRLEVLRLAMELGADYVDVELQVAREFNDSIRGKKPEKLKVIVSSHNYQETPSLDDLSKLVARIQESGADIVKIATTALDITDVSRIIHIIVHSQVPVIGLVMGERGLISRILCAKYGGYLTFATLKAGIVSAPGQPTIEDLLNLYNFRQIGPDTKVFGIIGKPVAHSKSPMLFNETFKSIGFNGVYVHFLVDDIVNFLQTYSSFDFAGFSCTIPHKEAAAKFCDWVDPVAKSIGAVNCIVRRDDGKFEGYNTDYVGAISAIEDKLRDPYSSSPQSGSPLSGKLFVVIGAGGAGKALAYGAKEKGAKVVIANRTYERAKELAVTIGVDAVTLADLDNFHPETNMILANTTSVGMQPKVDETPIPKHALKNYSLVFDAVYTPVMTRLLKEAEESGAKIVTGVEMFVGQAYEQYERFTGLPAPKELFRKILKI, via the exons ATGGACGGGAAGGAAACGAACAGAAATTCATCACTA CTCGATTCATCCACTGCCCTCTCGGACTTGGGAAGCGAAAAAATAAGGAGAAATTCATCACTAGTATGTGTCCCCATAATGGCTGATTCACCTCATTTGATGATTGCTGATACACACAAGGCAAACATTAGTGGTGCTGATCTTGTTGAGATACGATTAGATAGTTTGAAGATTTTCAATCCTCAAGAAGATCTCAAGACTATTATAAAAGAATGTCCATTACCTACTTTATTTACTTACAG aCCAAAGTGGGAAGGTGGTCAATATGATGGTGACGAAAATCAACGGCTTGAGGTACTTCGATTAGCCATGGAGTTGGGGGCTGATTACGTGGATGTGGAACTCCAG GTTGCTCGTGAGTTCAACGACTCCATTCGTGGAAAGAAGCCAGAAAAGTTGAAAGTTATCGTTTCCTCTCACAATTATCAAGAAACTCCATCTTTAGATGATCTTAGTAAGCTTGTTGCAAGAATTCAAGAAAGTGGAGCTGATATTGTGAAGATTGCAACGACTGCCTTGGATATCACCGACGTGTCACGCATTATTCACATAATTGTGCATTCACAA GTTCCAGTAATAGGGCTTGTAATGGGAGAAAGAGGCTTGATTTCACGGATACTTTGTGCTAAATATGGTGGGTATCTTACTTTTGCTACCCTCAAGGCCGGAATTGTTTCTGCTCCTGGACAACCCACAATTGAAgaccttttaaatttatacaaTTTCAGACAGATAGGTCCTGATACAAAAGTTTTTGGAATCATTGGAAAGCCAGTGGCCCACAGCAAATCACCCATGTTATTCAACGAGACATTCAAGTCGATAGGTTTCAATGGTGTTTATGTACATTTTTTGGTGGATGACATAGTAAACTTTCTCCAGACTTACTCATCCTTCGACTTCGCTGGATTCAG CTGTACAATTCCACATAAAGAGGCTGCAGCAAAGTTCTGTGATTGGGTTGATCCAGTGGCTAAG TCAATTGGTGCTGTTAATTGCATTGTAAGAAGAGACGATGGAAAATTCGAAGGTTATAACACGGATTATGTCGGTGCTATTTCTGCTATTGAAGATAAACTACGAG ATCCCTACAGTAGTAGTCCTCAATCTGGCTCACCCTTGTCTGGCAAGCTATTTGTTGTGATTGGTGCTGGTGGAGCAGGCAAGGCGCTTGCGTACGGTGCGAAAGAGAAAGGAGCTAAAGTTGTGATTGCCAATCGTACATATG AACGAGCAAAAGAACTTGCGGTAACCATTGGAGTCGATGCGGTTACTCTTGCTGATTTGGATAATTTCCATCCAGAGACGAATATGATTCTCGCAAACACAACGTCTGTAGGAATGCAACCAAAAGTCGATGAAACGCCGATTCCCAAG CATGCTCTGAAAAATTACTCACTGGTGTTCGATGCTGTTTACACGCCGGTGATGACGAGACTGTTGAAGGAAGCTGAAGAATCCGGGGCGAAGATCGTTACTGGCGTGGAGATGTTTGTTGGACAGGCATATGAACAATACGAGAGGTTTACTGGGTTGCCTG CACCGAAGGAGCTGTTCAGGAAGATTCTCAAAATCTAG